In Nostocoides sp. HKS02, the DNA window ACGAGCGCAGCGCCCAGGGTCAGGCCCGAGCCCACGAGGGCCGTCAGTCGAGCCCCGCGCAGACTGCGGCGGGCCAGGGCGAGCCCGAGCAGCGCGGCAACGGCCGGCACGAGGATGACCAGCCGGGCCGCGAGGGCGCTCATCGCGGCACGCTCTCGGCGGTCCCGGCGGTCTCGGCGGTCTCGGCGGTCTCGGCGGTCTCGCTGGCCGGTGCCGCGAGGTCGATGTCGCCGCGCGCCCGGAACACGGCGAGCACGACGGCCAGGGCCACGCACACCTCGGCGGCGGCGATGGTGATGACGAAGAGCGTGAGCACGGTCCCCGCGGCCCATTGGTCACCCTGCGCCGCGGACACGGTGACCAGGAGGACAGTGACAGCGTTGAGGATCAGCTCGACCCCGATCAGGACCAGCACGGCGTTACGCCGGGCGAGGACGCCGAAGGTGCCCAGGCCGGCGAGGACCGCGGCGAGCAGGTAGGGACCGGCGAGGTGGATCACCGGCCCCCTCCCCCGTCGGCCACCGAACCTTCGTCGGCCGAAGAGACGGCGGGTCCAGAGATGGCCAGACGCGAGATGGCGAGTGCGCCGATGAGCGCCACGAGGAGCAGCAGGCTGAGCACCTCGAAGGGCCACACCCACGTGCCGAAGAGCTGGCTGGCGAGGAAGGCGTTCTCCGTCGTGTGGCGGTGCACGGCCTCGCCTGCGAGCGGCAGCAGGGCGGAGGCCAGGAGCGCGGTCACCGCGGCGCCGAGAACCGCGGCGAGGACGCGGTGCAGCCGGCTGGTGCTGACGTCGGGGTTGGGGCCGATGGGGGCCCGGGTCAGCATCAGCGCGAAGAGGACGAGGACCACCACGGCCCCGACGTAGACGAGGATCTGCACGAGGGCCACGAACTCGGCGCCCAGCACCAGGTAGCAGCCGGCCACCGAACCGAGGCACACCACGAGCCAGAGCGCGGCGTGGACGACGTGGCGGGTCGTCACGGCGAGCAGGCCACTAGCCGCGGCGATCGCCCCGACGGCGGCGAACGCGACGTCGAGGGCCGTCACTGGTCGACCTCGGGTGCCGCGGGCGGTGGGGCCGCGGCACCGGGTGCCGCGGGCGGCGGGGCCGCGGCTGGTCGGGGAGTCCGGGCCGGCTTGTTCAGGGCCGCGATCTCGGCAGGCTCGGCGGAGTGCTCGTCGAGGGCCGAGGGCGGCGGCACCGTCGGCATCCACTGGCCGAGGCGGTCCTTCTCGTGGAGCAGGTCCCTGATGTCCGTCTCGGCGTACTCGAACTCCGGGCTCCAGTGCAGCGCGTCGAACGGGCACACCTCGATGCAGATCCCGCAGTACATGCAGAGGCTGAAGTCGATGGCGAACCGGTCGAGGACGTTGCGCTGGCGGTCGCGCCCACCGGGGGTGGTTGCGGGGATCGTCTCCTTGTGGGAGTCGATGTAGATGCACCAGTCGGGGCACTCGCGCGCGCAGAGCATGCACGAGGTGCAGTTCTCCTCGAGCAGTGCGATGACGCCGCGGGTGCGCGGCGGCAGGTGCGGCGGCGCGTCGGGGTACTCGGCGGTGTGCGTGTGCTTGGTCAGGGTCTTGGCCGTGGTGGCCAGTCCCTTGAGGATTCCCGGTATGCCGGCGCCACCGCCGGGTTGCTTCGGCTGTTTGGCCTGGTGCGGCTGCTCGGGCTGGGTCGGCTCGTCGGTCATGCCGTCACCACCACCCAGACGCCGGTGATCATCAGCTGGGCGAGCGCCAGCGGCACCAGCACCAACCAGGCCAGCCGTTGCAGCTGGTCCTCACGCAACCGCGGCCACGCCACCCGCAGCCAGATGACCAGCACCGCGACGACGAATCCCTTGAGCAGGGTCCAGACCGGCCCGAGCGCGCC includes these proteins:
- a CDS encoding NADH-quinone oxidoreductase subunit I, with the protein product MTDEPTQPEQPHQAKQPKQPGGGAGIPGILKGLATTAKTLTKHTHTAEYPDAPPHLPPRTRGVIALLEENCTSCMLCARECPDWCIYIDSHKETIPATTPGGRDRQRNVLDRFAIDFSLCMYCGICIEVCPFDALHWSPEFEYAETDIRDLLHEKDRLGQWMPTVPPPSALDEHSAEPAEIAALNKPARTPRPAAAPPPAAPGAAAPPPAAPEVDQ
- the nuoK gene encoding NADH-quinone oxidoreductase subunit NuoK, with the translated sequence MIHLAGPYLLAAVLAGLGTFGVLARRNAVLVLIGVELILNAVTVLLVTVSAAQGDQWAAGTVLTLFVITIAAAEVCVALAVVLAVFRARGDIDLAAPASETAETAETAETAGTAESVPR
- a CDS encoding NADH-quinone oxidoreductase subunit J — encoded protein: MTALDVAFAAVGAIAAASGLLAVTTRHVVHAALWLVVCLGSVAGCYLVLGAEFVALVQILVYVGAVVVLVLFALMLTRAPIGPNPDVSTSRLHRVLAAVLGAAVTALLASALLPLAGEAVHRHTTENAFLASQLFGTWVWPFEVLSLLLLVALIGALAISRLAISGPAVSSADEGSVADGGGGR